The sequence below is a genomic window from Flavobacterium keumense.
GAAAGACTAAATTCTTTCAATCCACTAAAAACGGATAACACCACAAAAAGTGCCAGTGCGCCAATAATAATTCCCATACTAGCAATACGATTAATGATGTTAATAGCATTGTTTTTGCTAGCGCTAATGCTGTATCGTTTGGCTATATAAAAAGGGAAATTCAATTTAAAATTGTCTTCGTTTGTCTAAAAGATCTCGATTTTCAATTGGGTTTTCTGGGTTAGTCAACGCTTTGTCAATTTTTTCGATGTAGTCCAAAGAATCGTCCATAAAGAAAACTAAATTAGGTACTTTGCGCAATTGCAAACGCACGCGTTGCGATAAATCATGTTTAATCAAAGTAGAATTGGATTTGATGGCCACCAGGGTTTCTTGCGCTTTTTCCTGAGGGAAAATGCTTAAATACACTGTAGCAATAGATAAATCAGATGTTACCGCTACTTTAGATACGGAAATAATCAAATTAGTTATTCCATTTTTTCTCACTTCACCTTGCAGGATATCTACCAAATCTTTTTGGATTACCCCACCAATTTTTTTCTGTCTATTTGTTTCCATGTTGCAAAAATACTACTTTTAAACTTTATTCGAACAAATTTTAAATTGAACCAAAATTTCGAGAAGCTATTCCTGCTTTTAAAGCTTCCAGCCTTCAAAAGGCTGGAAGCTTTAGTAGAATTCGTTTTCAGTACCCGATAGAATTATAAACCCAAATGATGCAAAGACACTCTTTTTCGATTTACGACGCCTCAGCCGGCTCTGGAAAAACCTACGCCTTGGTCAAAGAATATTTAAAAATCATCTTGACCTCGCCTAAAAATGATGCGTATCGAAATATTTTAGCCATTACGTTTACCAACAAGGCGGTACACGAAATGAAAAGCCGTATTGTAGGCAGCCTGTCTGAATTTGCTAAAGAAAATCCGTCGCCGAAAGCGCAAGATTTAATGCAAGATTTGTCAGTGGATACAGGACTTTCCATCATCCAAATTAAAACCAAGTCGCAACAAATCATCAAGCACATTATTCATAATTATGCGGCTTTTGACATTTCGACCATCGATAAATTTACACACAAAGTGATTCGTGCTTTTGCTCATGATTTAAATTTACCCATGACATTTGAAGTGTCTTTGGATACCGAAAATCTATTGATTGAAGCCGTTGATGCGATTATTGCTCAGGCTGGTGAAGATGAAATCTTGACTAATTTATTGGTCGATTTTACCATGGAAAAAACAGATGATGATAAATCTTGGGACATTTCGCGCGAAATGCTAGAAACAGGCAAATTAGTTCTAAATGAAAACAACCGAAATGAAATCACTCATTTTCAAGATAAATCCATTACTGAATTTCTCGAAATCAAGAAAAAATTGGTAGCTCTTTGTGCCGAATTAGAAAAGGAAACAATTCTTTTAGGAAATGAAGCGGCTGCTTTAATTGAGCAAAACGGCATTGACGTAAAGTCCTTTTCAAGAGGCACTTTTCCAAATCACATTGCAAGCATTCAAGCGGGGAAATTCAATCCCAAAAACAAAATGTTTCGCGAAATAGAGGATATTGCCATCAATAAAACAGCAACTGACCGCGCGATTATCGAAGCCACTATCCCTGATTTGTTAGCCGTTTTGTCAAAAGTGTACGCCTTATTTGAAAAGATTTATTTTTATAAAGCGTTCTTAAAAAATATTACGCCTTTGTCGTTGTTGAATACAGTTAGTAATGAATTGGCTAAAATCCAACAAGAACAAAATATCTTATCCATTACCGAATTCAATGCATTGATTCACCGCGAAATTCAAAATCAACCCGCTCCTTTTATTTATGAGCGTTTGGGAGAACGCTACCGTCATTTTTTTATTGACGAGTTTCAGGATACTTCCGAGATGCAATGGCAAAATTTGATTCCACTTATTGATAATGCACTCTCGGGTCAAGACGAATTCGGAGTAAAAGGGACTTTGATGATTGTGGGCGACCCCAAACAATCTATTTACCGTTGGCGCGGTGGAAAAGCCGAACAATTTATTGAGTTGAGTAAAGATCAAAATCCGTTCAATAATCCAGATAAGAAATTGACCCAACTGGAGTACAATTACCGTTCGTATTCCCAAATTATTGAATTCAACAACAGTTTTTTTAAATTATTAGCTAACGAATTTCAACACCCGGATTATAAAGACTTGTATGAAAATCACAGTCACCAAAAAGTAAATTCTAAAACGGGAGGCTATGTCAATATTTCATTTCTTCCTGAAACGGCCAAATCGGAGGAAGAAGCTTTGGACAAAACGGAAATGTATGTACAAGCTACTTTAGACACCATCAAAACGGTGCTCGAAAAAGGCTTTGAATACAAAGATATTGTCATCTTGACTCGCAAACGCGGACAAGGAATTGCGGTAGCCAATTATTTGACGGGGCAAGGTGTTCCACTTTTGTCGTCTGAAACCTTGATGATTCAAAATGCGACCGAAGTCCGTTTTATTATTCATTTGTTGAAATACCTAAAAAATAGCTCCGATATTGATGCCAAAGCGCATTTTTTACATTATTTGGCTTTACACGCTCAAGACCAACTGCCAGTGCATGATTTTATTGCCAAAGGCAAAGAATTGATTCAAGAAACCGAATTTGAAAATTGGTTGTTGCAATTTAATTTGGATTTATCATTTCAAAATCTCCGAAAAAAATCCTTGTATGAAGTGGTAGAGATTATTGTGAGTAAGTTTCTCGACCCAGCACTTCGTTCCTCTAGTTATGTGCAATATTTTCTAGACATAGTATTAGAAAGAGACATTCGCAATCAGGCGGGAGTGACTGATTTTTTGGATTTTTGGGACAAAAGTGCCGAGAAATTCAGCATTCCATCTCCTGAAGGAACTAATGCAGTCCGAATTATGACCATTCACAAGTCCAAAGGATTGGAATTTCCAGTAGTCATTATGCCTTTTGCAGAAGAAGATTATAGCCGAAAACCCAAAGATAAATTATGGTTGAATGCCGAGGAAGCATCGGTTGGTTTGCCAAAAGTATTAATAGACAATAGTAGCGCAGTAGAAGGATTTGGCGACAATGCTCGGGAATTGTACACGATTAAAAAACAAGAAGAATTGTTGGATAATATTAACGTGCTATATGTTGCCTTAACACGAGCCGAAGAACAATTGTATGTTATTTCCAGTAAAAATCTGTCGAGTAAAGGCGAAGTCCCAAAGAATAACATGTGTGCTTTTTTTATCAATTATTTAATAGCTCAAGGAATATATAAAGAAGATCTTTTAGAATATGAGCTGGGGAATTCAGCAAAATTATCTTCGGAAGAAAAACATGAAGATACGTCTAAAACCATCCCTTTTGTGTTTGAAGGTTTAAATCCAAAAAACATCAAAATTGCGCAACGAGAAGCAGTAATGTGGGGAACGCACCAACAAGAAGCTATTGAGTATGGGAATATGATTCACGAAATTTTATCATTCGTGAAAACTAAAAACGATGTAGATATAGCTATTACTAAAGCAATTGAAAACGGACTCATAGTTCCAGCCCAACAAGGAGTCGTACGTCATACAATACGTGAAATTATAGAACATGACTCGTTAAAGAATCATTATGCTGAAGGGAATCAGGTTTTAAACGAGCAAACCATTATTCAAAAAGAAGGGCGAATTATTAAACCCGACCGAATGGTGGTCACTCCAGATAATAGTGTTTATCTTTTAGATTATAAAACAGGTGCTCCAAATTCAAAACATGAACAACAATTAGAGGGTTATCAAAAAGCGATAGAAGAAATGGGGTATTCTGTTATTGATAAAAAGTTAGTTTATATTGGACCGAATCTTGTAATTTTTTAGATATAGTTAGGTGTTGATGGTGGTCATATAAGAATCATAAAAGAGTACCTTTTAATTTGTTAAAGATATAAAAAACATACTTTTAGGCTCTAAAAAACAATATTTATTGTCATTTGTTTTGTATTTCTAAAATTTGATTCTATTTTTGTTAAGAAATTTAAAATCATTTGTTAAAAATTATTAATTAAAAATAACTATGAAACATCTTAACAAAATTCTTATTGCTGTAGTAATGATTATGGGATTAAATACTCATGCTCAAGACAGTAAAAACCCATGGGCAGTTTCTTTTGGAGTAAATGCTCTTGATACTAAAACAAGTGCAGGAGGAGGAAACAATTGGCTTGATGGTCACTTTTCAAAAGCTTTTTCAGTTAAAGACAATTGGAACATATTACCTTCAATTTCATATGTAAGTGTTTCTAAATATGTGGGAGATAATTTTTCTGTAGGGGTTTCAGGTTCTATGAATAAAGTAGAAAAATACGTTTCTTACACTAATTCTAAATATACAGTTTCTAATCCAGGAGACTTAAAATATTATGGAATAGATGCATTTGTTAAATACAGTTTGAAATCTTTGGTGAAATCAAGCTCATTTGAACCTTCGGTTTCTTTAGGGTTAGGATATTCTGTTTTAGGTGAAAATTCATATCAAACTGTTAGTCCAGGAGCAGACCTTGTGTATTGGTTCTCTGATTCAGTTGGTTTAGAATTTGCTACTAAATATGTGAAATCTTTTGAGAATAGAGAAATCAATAAAGTAGTTAATGCTCCTTCAATGTTGCAACATTCTTTAGGAATTAAATTTAAATTCGGAGAAAAATAAGATTGTAAAAGATCGATTAGAATAAAAAACACCCTAAGAAATTAGGGTGTTTTTTGTTGTTAACATTGTATTAATAAATCTACAATGTCTAAAAATCTATTTTTCAAACATATTGACATATTTTTGAATTAATAATTTTGTTATTAGATATTTAGATACTACTTTTGTATTAAATAACTGAATGTAATTTAAAAATTTAAGTATGAAACATCTTAACAAAATTTTAGTTGCTATAATAGTGATGATGGGTTTAAACTCATTTGCACAAGATAACAACAACCCATGGGCATTCTCTTTTGGAGTTAATGCTATCGACACAAAAACTAGCGCAGGAGGAGGTCATAACTGGCTTGATCGTCATTTTTCTCAGCCATTTGCAGTTAAAGACAATTGGAATATAGTACCTTCTATAACTTATTTAGGAGTGTCTAAATATGTAGGAGATAATTTCTCATTTGGAGTTTCTGGTTCTGTAAATAAAATAGGAAAATTAGTTAGTTTTAATCCATCTGCAGTTGGCCACGATTCTCGCGGGTATGTAGTTTCTAATCCAGGAGACTTAATGTACTATGGAATTGATGCTACTGTTAAATATAGTTTAATGACTGTAATTAAATCTAAAGTGATTGATCCTTCTCTTTCTCTTGGAGGGGGGTATTCTTTCTTAGGAGATAATAGCTATGGAACTATCAACACAGGGGCAGGTTTAACATTGTGGTTTACAGAAAATATAGGTTTAGAATTAACCACTAAATATAAGAAATCGTATGGAGAAAGAGGAACAGCCACAGCTGTAGATTCGCCTTCATTTTTTCAACATTCTGCAGGTCTTGTGTTTAAATTTGGAGGAACAGATACTGACAAAGATGGAATTTATGACAAAGAAGATGCTTGTCCACAAGTAGCTGGTTTAAAACAATTTAATGGTTGCCCTGATACAGATGGAGACGGAATTATTGACGGGAGCGATGCTTGTCCAGAAGTGGCAGGTTTAGCGGCTTTAAATGGTTGTCCAGATGCTGATGGAGATGGAATTACAGACGCTAATGATGCTTGTCCTCAAGTAGCAGGTTTAGCTTCTTTGAAAGGTTGTCCAGACGCTGATAAAGATGGTGTTGCTGATAAAGATGACAAATGTCCAACAGTTGCAGGGCCTAAAGAAAATGCAGGTTGTCCTTGGGCAGATACTGACAAAGACGGAGTTGCTGATAAAGATGACGAATGTCCTGAAGTAGCGGGTCCTGCTAGTAACAAAGGATGTCCTGAGGTAACCGCAGCAGTTTTAGAAAGTGTTAAAGTTGAGGCTAAATCAATTTATTTTAACTCTGGTAAAGCTACTTTTAAATCAGAAGATGTTCCAGTAAAAATAGAATCAATCTCTTCTTTGTTGAAACAATATCCAAATGCTAAATTCAGCATCGAAGGACATACAGATAGCGATGGTTCAGATGCATTCAACCAAAAATTATCTCAAGAAAGAGCAGATGTAGTTAGAAATGCTTTAATCGAAAGAGGATTAAAACCAGCTAATTTAACTGCAGTTGGTTATGGAGAGAGCAAGCCAGTTGCTACTAATAAAACAGCTGCTGGAAAAGCTAAAAACAGAAGAACTGAAGTAGTATTACAAAAATAATTTACTTTCAAAATTTCTTTAAAAACGCCCTGATTTGTCAGGGCGTTTTTTTATTTTTATAAAATGACAAATACTTCTTTTTTAGATAAGATTGCTGCGGGGCTAATAAATAACTATTCTGATAAATTATCGGATACCGTTGTTGTTTTGCCCAATAAAAGAGCTAAAGTTTTTTTGGTTGAAGCAATTAAAAATCAAGTGAGTCAAACGGTGCTTTCGCCTGAAATAATTAGTATTGAAGATTTTGTTCAAAACATTGCAGGAATCCGCTCTATAGACGCAATCGAACAACTATTTGAATTTTACGAAGTGTATTTGTCTATTACGCCAAGTACTCAGCAACAGTCTTTTGAATTATTTGCCAATTGGGCCAAGACACTTTTGCAGGATTTTAATGAGATTGATCGTTATTTGTTAGAACCCTCTCATGTATTGTCTTATATAAAGGATATTGAAGACATTAAAAAGTGGGGAATTGAGGTGGAGGAGAAAACACAATTACTCGAAAACTATATTGATTTTTGGAAGTTATTGCCCCAATATTATCAATCGCTATACGATCACTTGCTGGCAAAAGGCATCGGATATCAAGGATTGATTTATAGAGAGGCGGTCAAAAATTTAATTCATTTTTTAAATACCGTTCAAAACAAACACTTTGTTTTTGCGGGTTTCAATGCTTTAAATGCTGCCGAAGAAAAAATAGTTCAAGAACTCTTAGCTGTAGGTCAGGCCAAAATTTATTGGGATGCTGACCAAACATTTCTCAATGATCCCTATCACGATGCGGGACTGTTTTTACGCCGATTCAAAGAAAATTGGAAGCATTATAAATCACATCCATTTGAATGGATTGTAGATGATTTTTCTGCCACCAAAAACATTCAAGTTATTGGAACTCCAAAGTCAGTAGGTCAAGCCAAAATTGCAGGAAGTATTTTGGAACAAACCATTTTGGAACACCCCGGAAAAGCCTTAGATAAAGTAGCTGTAGTTTTAGGAGAGGAAAGTTTGTTGGTCCCTTTGCTATATTCGTTACCAGCTTCTGGGGGCGCTTTGAATATTACCATGGGGTATTCGGCAAAGAATAATCCTGCCCAAATTTTGGTAGCCAAATTATTCAAGATGCACACTAATTCGTTGTCGAGAAACAACAAGGGATATGTGTTGTATTACAAGGAGGTTTTGGATATTTTGACACATCCGTTGGTGGAACCGCATGCACAAACACGTGAATTAGTTAAACTCATCAATGAGAACAATTATACGTTCATTACGCACCAAAAATTATTGGATTTAAACCCAAATCCGAGCGAATTATTTTTGTTACTATTCAAAAAATGGGAAACAGGGGCGGTGCCAGTTTTGGAAACCATTATTAGTTTGTTACAGACTTTGAAAAATAATTTGAGTAATGAGAATGAAGAAGAAAAAATAACAAAAGTCTTTGTTTTTGCGATTTTCAAAGTGATTAATAAATTGATTACGTATTATTCCAAACACCAACACATTGACAAAATTGAAACCTTGTATGCTATTTATAAACAGGTGATTGATGTTGCCGAAGTTTCGTTTGAAGGGGAGCCTTTGAACGGATTGCAAATTATGGGTGTTTTAGAAAGTAGGGTTTTGGATTTTGACACGGTGATTGTCACTTCTATGAACGAAGGGAAATTTCCTGCGGGAAAATCCTCGAATTCGTTTATTCCGTATGATGTGAAACGCGAATTAGGTTTGCCTACTTTCAAAGAAAAAGATGCGATTTACACCTATCATTTCTACCATTTATTACAACGAGCAACCAACATTTATTTATTGTACAATACCGAAAGTGAAGGTTTGGATGCAGGCGAAAAAAGTCGTTTTATTACCCAATTAGAGGTTGAAAAACAACCCAATCATACTCTGACTCAAGAAATTTATAATGCGGTTTTGCCCGAAACAGCTTATCTGCCGATGGAAGTGCCAAAATCAGAAGCGGTTATGTCGCGCTTAAAAGAAATTGCAGAACAAGGATTTTCTCCTTCGGCATTGACCAAATACATTCGAAATCCAATTGATTTTTATTTCCAAAGAATCCTCCGTATACGAGAAGTGGAGGAAGTAGAAGAAAGTATTGCCTTGAATACCTTAGGAACAATTATTCACGAAACTTTAAAAACGCTTTACGAACCATTTATTGGTCGGTTGATTTCTGAATTTGATATACAACAATGCTTCAAGCAAATTGATGCCGAAGTTTTGAAACAATTCAAATTGGTGTACAAAGAAGGCGAGATAAAAAAAGGGCGCAATTTGTTGGCTTTTGAAGTGGCTAAACGGAATGTGTTGAACTTCCTGAAAGTCGAATTGGAAACTATTAAAGCAGGAGATGAAATCCAAATTATTGCTTTGGAGCAAACTTTTGAGCGTTTGTTGGAGCATCCTAAATTGCCTTTTCCAGTTTTGATCAAAGGGAATGTGGACCGAATCGAAAATCGTAACGGAACTATCCGAATTATTGATTATAAAACAGGAAAAGTCGAAAAAGCAACAGTCACTCTAAGGACTTGGGAAGATTTAACATTGGACATTAAAAACGAGAAAATCATTCAGGTTTTAGCGTATGTTTTTATGTTTGAAAAAGAAGCAAAAGGATTGCCAATAGAAGCTGGAATCATATCTTTTAAAAATTTAAAAGCAGGATTTTTACCTTTCAATTTTAAATCAGGGAAAGAAGAAATTACTCAAATCAATGAAGATATTCTGAACAGTTATTTAGAACAAATAGTGGTGCTTCTTACTGAAATTTTTGACGAAACGATTCCGTTTATTGAAAAAACAAATTAAGATTTTATTGATTTAAAAAATTGCAATAATGCTGATTGTACAGCTTCTTGGTTTTCAATGTGGGACATGTGTCCGTCCGGGAAACTAAGTAATTGAACTTGGGTATCTTCAATTTGTTCTTTTGTTTCTTCGTAATTTAAAACAGGATCTTTTTTGCCTAAAACTAGTAATTTGGGATAGGGGGTTAAGTGCAATAATACTTCTCGGTCCATGCGAATTTTCATTCCTTCTAAAGAGGCTACAATGCCCTGAAGAGGTGTTTTTAAAGCTTCTTTTTTTACATTTTCTATAGCATCAGAAAGACGTTCTCTGTTTTCTTCGCTAAATAAATTTGAAATAGACAACGAAATGAAATTTTGAAACGATTGTTTTACAGCTTTTATAGCGCGATCGCGATTGGTTTTTCGTTCGTCACTATCAGCTCTGGAAGTTGAGTTTAATAGCACTAATCCTTTGACTACATCTGGGTATAATTCGGCGAAAGCCAAAGCCACATACCCTCCCATAGAATGCCCTACGAGAATTGCTTTTCGAAGACGTAAATCAGAAAGTACTTCGTGAACTACATCGGCATTATTTTCCATAGAATGCACGTAGCCCATACATTCCGTTTCGCCATGACCCAACAAATCAATGGTGATGATTCGGAATTTTTTGCTCCACTCTGGGATAAAAGCGTCCCACATTCTTTTATTTTCCAAAAAACCATGCAATAAAACTACTGCCGTTCCTTTACCTTGGTCGGTGTAGCTAATGGTGGTGTTTTTGAAATGAAGTGTTTTAGTCATGCTTTTTAAAGAAGTACAAAGTTAGTCTTAAGCGCTAAAGTTGTTGCAACACAGATTGAAGAAATTATTAAAATTTTATAAATTTCTTTAATCTGTGTAATAAATAGACTAGTTGTTTATGAGAATAAATAGCAACGGATTACGCATTCATCAAATTCTCAATTTCCTCCACTTCGATAGGAATGTTGCGCATCAAGTTGAAAGGCGAACCCTTTTCTTGGATCACCACATTATCTTCTAAACGAATACCAAAACCTTCTGCTGGAATGTAAATCCCTGGCTCAACAGTAAAGACCATATTGGCTTGCATAGGTTCGGTCAAAATGCCGTAATCATGAGTGTCTAATCCCATGTGGTGAGAGGTACCGTGCATAAAATATTTTTTATAGGCTGGCCAATCTGGGTTTTCGTTTTGTACATCGGCTTTGTCAATTAAACCTAAACCTAATAGTTCAGATGTCATTACCTTGCCCACTTCAATATGGTATTGTTTCCATAAAGTACCTGGCGTTAGCATTTGAGTAGCTTCGTTTTTTACACGCAAAACCGCATTGTAAACGGCTTTTTGTCTTTCAGTAAAACGACCCGAAACCGGAATCGTTCTGGTCATATCACTCGAATAATTAGCGTATTCTGCTGCCACGTCTAGCAAAATTAAATCGCCAGCTTTACACACTTGATTGTTCTCAATATAATGCAACACATTGGCATTATTTCCTGAAGCAATGATGGGAGTATAAGCAAAACCTTTGGAACGATTGCGAAGGAATTCGTGAGCAAATTCGGCCTCAATTTCATATTCGGTTACCTCAGGTTGTACAAAATTTAATACTCTTCTAAATCCTTTTTCGGTAATATCGCAGGCTTTTTGGATTAACTCCAATTCTACATTTTCTTTTACAGAACGAAGGCGTTGTAATATAGGATTGCTTTTGGCTACGTTGTGTGCAGGATATTTCTCTTTCCACCATTTTACAAAACGGGCTTCGCGAGTTTCGGTTTCTACTGTGGCACGATAGTGTTCATTAGTATTAATGTAGATGGTTTCAGAATGTGTCATCAATTCAAACAACACCTTTTCAAATTCGGTTAACCAATACACGGTTTTAATTCCAGATACCTCAAAAGCACGTTCTTTGGTTAGCTTTTCGCCTTCCCAAACGGCAATATGTTCGTTGGTTTCTCTCAAAAAAAGCATTTCTCTTTGATGCTCGTAAGGGGCATCTGGGAAAAGTAATAAGATACTTTCTTCTTGATCAATACCACTCAAATAGAATATGTCGCGGTGCTGTGCAAAGGGCATGGTACTATCGGCGCTAATAGGGTAAATATCGTTCGAATTGAAAACCGCTACACTTTTTGGCTTCATTTGAGCCGTGAATTTAGCGCGGTTTTTTATAAATAAATTGCGGTCTATTGGATGGTATTTCATACTATTTGAAATTAATTAGATTACAAATCTAATCAATCCATTTGTAATAACGCGCACCAATTAGATTTGGATTTTCATTTTCTATGCGATCTAAAATCCATTCGTTTCTGGGAGCCTTGACACTTTGTTTTTGTTCTTTTTTATGGAGTTTTTCGTAAGTAGCAAAGTCGATTTCATGGCTTTCTTCCAATGTTTCAAACAACTTGGTTTTGGCTACAGCCAATTGCCATTCGGGCTGAATAATACCTTCAAAAACTTTGGATTTAGAACCACTTCCATAGGCTAAGAAACCAAATTTCTTTCCTGAAATAGTTGCATTAGTTTTGGCAAAATGTGCTAAAGTAGAAAGGAATCCCATAAAAATAGAACCCGTGTATAAATTCCCAATCAATGAAGAAGCGATTTCTGCAGGCTGTAATTTTTGCGTTACAAAAGCACGGTATTCGTCGGATTTGCTCACTTCTTTTAATTTGTTTTGGTAATCAGCCGAAGATTCATTTCCAGAAAGAATAGAGGTAGCGGCGTCTAGTGCATAAATTTCAGAAAGCATTCGGCGACCTTGAAACGAATACGGTAAGTGCATGATGATGCTTTCCCAAGTATTGTAAAGAGTTTCGGTTGTGTTTTTGATTTTTTTGAACGAAAAGTAAGCGTTGCGCGTACGATCCATATAGCATTGGTTGGAATATTGTCCGTCAAAAACAGGTTGGTCTTTGTGAATTTCAATTTCAGCTTCTAAATTATCAAACCAAGCATCGTTGGTATCATTACCCGTTATGGTTTCTTTAGAAAGAGTTCTGTATGGTTTGAAGAAGTCAAAAACTCCTTTGGTACTCGTTGCCCATTCGTTTTCAAATGCAATTATTTTAGGATTGGCAGTAACTAACATCGCCAAGGCCCCTGCTCCTTGAGTATATTCGCCTGTTGAATTTAAATCATATTTAGCAAAATCAGTAGTGACCACAATAGCTTTTTTGGTAGGATTGAGTCGTACAAAATCCAAGCAGTTTTGTAGCGCGTCTACTCCGCCAATACAAGCAAAAGTAAAATCGACCACATCGCAGTTGGCTAGAATATTGTCTCCAAATTTTTGTTCCATTAAAGCAATTAAAAACGAGCTAATTGGTTTTGAGCTGTCAATAGCACTTTCGGTACCTACATAAATTCTAGAAATTTCGTTCAGGTTAATATGGTTTTCTAGAACTAATTTGGTCAAGGCATTGGCGCCAAAAACAACCGTATCTTGGTGAACATCTGGCAAGGTCATTTTAATTAAACCCAACCCTTTTTCTAGTTTTTCAGGTTCGATATTTCGGGCAATTGCCAAAGTTTGTATTGGTAAATGTAGTTGAGCAACGTCAAAAGCAATAGCGTCAATTCCTGTTTTCATCATTTTTAGTTTGGATTCGCAAAATTAAAATTAGCCTTTCGAATAACAATTAATTTAGGAAGATAAAGAAGTGTGTCTTGTG
It includes:
- a CDS encoding aminopeptidase P family protein; this encodes MKYHPIDRNLFIKNRAKFTAQMKPKSVAVFNSNDIYPISADSTMPFAQHRDIFYLSGIDQEESILLLFPDAPYEHQREMLFLRETNEHIAVWEGEKLTKERAFEVSGIKTVYWLTEFEKVLFELMTHSETIYINTNEHYRATVETETREARFVKWWKEKYPAHNVAKSNPILQRLRSVKENVELELIQKACDITEKGFRRVLNFVQPEVTEYEIEAEFAHEFLRNRSKGFAYTPIIASGNNANVLHYIENNQVCKAGDLILLDVAAEYANYSSDMTRTIPVSGRFTERQKAVYNAVLRVKNEATQMLTPGTLWKQYHIEVGKVMTSELLGLGLIDKADVQNENPDWPAYKKYFMHGTSHHMGLDTHDYGILTEPMQANMVFTVEPGIYIPAEGFGIRLEDNVVIQEKGSPFNLMRNIPIEVEEIENLMNA
- a CDS encoding hydroxymethylglutaryl-CoA synthase family protein, which encodes MKTGIDAIAFDVAQLHLPIQTLAIARNIEPEKLEKGLGLIKMTLPDVHQDTVVFGANALTKLVLENHINLNEISRIYVGTESAIDSSKPISSFLIALMEQKFGDNILANCDVVDFTFACIGGVDALQNCLDFVRLNPTKKAIVVTTDFAKYDLNSTGEYTQGAGALAMLVTANPKIIAFENEWATSTKGVFDFFKPYRTLSKETITGNDTNDAWFDNLEAEIEIHKDQPVFDGQYSNQCYMDRTRNAYFSFKKIKNTTETLYNTWESIIMHLPYSFQGRRMLSEIYALDAATSILSGNESSADYQNKLKEVSKSDEYRAFVTQKLQPAEIASSLIGNLYTGSIFMGFLSTLAHFAKTNATISGKKFGFLAYGSGSKSKVFEGIIQPEWQLAVAKTKLFETLEESHEIDFATYEKLHKKEQKQSVKAPRNEWILDRIENENPNLIGARYYKWID